The nucleotide window GTTGTAGGAGCTGTTACTAAGACTCCTCGCCATTCCCACAGTTGCCGTCGTAAAAGTTTCCATGGAATCATCACGCTGTATTACTATTGCCAATTACTATGCGAACAAATTGCGTGCAGCTTGTTAAGGTTACTACCTTATTGTGAACAGACTTATTGTGAACAGATTCATAGCTGATTCAGACTAAATAGCCGATTTTTATGGCGAAATCATAAGAGTGGTGGCTGACTAGCGACAGTAAGGTGCCAAACGTCAGAAAGATGCCAAACGTCAAACGCTGTACTCACGACCAACATCTAAATCACGAGTAAATCACAAGCTACAACCATTCCTTAGATTATCGCTACAACTGGCTTTGCTCAGCTAGATTGTTCCCTAAGCAGAGTCGAAAGGCAATGCTAGAAGGTACAGATTTGTTTAAAAATCACCTTAACGGTAAGAATAGTTTCAACTGCGGTGAGTCAACAGCCATCAGTCAAGTGGGTTAATGACAATCCATGCTAACCTCGAAGTAGTTTTATTTGCTGCCAGTGTTCTTTCACTTACTAGATGCCACTAGATGTCTCAATTGCCCCATGCTAACTCTACTCCTGACTCTGATCGTTCCAATCGTCAAAACCTCGCAGCAGCATGTGAAGATTCAGGGTTGCAGTTAGCGCTGACGATCGCCAAAGCAGCCGATGATCGCAAGGCTACTGACATTGTGATTCTGCGGGTAACAGACGTTTCATACCTTGCAGACTATTTTGTGCTAGCAACTGGGTTATCGAACGTTCAGGTTCGAGCCATTTCGCGGTCGATCGAAGAAGCTGTAGAACTAGAGTTGCAGCGCTATCCCCAACGTATAGAGGGCTTATCAGAAGGCAAGTGGATTCTTCAGGACTACGGTGATGTCATTGCTCACATTTTCATGCCTAGGGAGCGGGAATTCTATAACCTAGAAGCCTTTTGGGGCCATGCAGAACGTCTTGATATTAAGCTTTAGCCCTTTTCTCAGCGTTCTGGTCTGATTTAGGCACATGCTGATCCCGCTCAGTCTGGTGAATACGTTAAGTTCTGAGAGTGCTTGTGTAATAATCACGGGTGCCCTTAGCAGAAATTGCTTCCCCTAGGCGAGTAAGCGCATGAACATAGGCTGCTGTACG belongs to Cyanobacteriota bacterium and includes:
- the rsfS gene encoding ribosome silencing factor, translating into MSQLPHANSTPDSDRSNRQNLAAACEDSGLQLALTIAKAADDRKATDIVILRVTDVSYLADYFVLATGLSNVQVRAISRSIEEAVELELQRYPQRIEGLSEGKWILQDYGDVIAHIFMPREREFYNLEAFWGHAERLDIKL